In one Silene latifolia isolate original U9 population chromosome 10, ASM4854445v1, whole genome shotgun sequence genomic region, the following are encoded:
- the LOC141604768 gene encoding aldehyde oxidase GLOX-like, translated as MFHILHLFLFNILILSQNTIAKGVKTGQWQLLQKTIGISAMHMQLLHNDRVIMYDRTDFGPSNLTLGSSQCPIRYDKTDCTAHSVEYNVLSNTYRPLNIISDTWCSSGTTLIDGCLLQSGGWQAGERVFRTFTPCPTCDWEELSDKLFQRRWYASNHILPNGKIIIIGGRDQFNYEFFPTTNIFKLPFLAETYDQGVENNLYPFVFLNVDGNLFIFANNRAILLDYNANKVVRSYPSIPGGEPRNYPSTGSAVLLPLVNLELGVKVDAQVLVCGGTPNNSYWSAKKKQFIPALDTCARIRINDPNPVWVMEKMPMRRTMGDMILLPNGKVIIINGAGSGCAGWEYGRDPVLTPVVYDPHEPVGSRFHVMAASIIPRMYHSSAVLLRDGRILVGGSNPHEYYNFTNVLFPTELSLEAYLPPYLSSRKSGIRPTVTVPTQYTNITYGKNVTVNFSISMKIKLDTIKITMIRPAFNTHSFSMSQRLLVLTRTKIITPVGPGQFQVNVTTPGSRNLAPPGFYMLFVVHRDVPSPGVWVRLL; from the coding sequence ATGTTTCACATTTTACACCTATTTTTATTCAATATATTAATCCTTTCTCAAAATACAATAGCAAAAGGTGTAAAAACCGGACAATGGCAACTACTACAAAAAACAATAGGCATTTCTGCCATGCACATGCAACTCCTACACAATGATCGTGTTATAATGTATGATCGGACCGATTTCGGTCCGTCTAATTTAACCCTTGGGTCAAGTCAATGTCCAATTAGATACGATAAAACCGATTGTACGGCTCACTCAGTCGAGTACAATGTTTTATCAAACACGTACCGACCCTTAAACATTATTTCCGATACGTGGTGCTCGTCCGGGACTACCCTAATCGACGGTTGCCTCCTACAAAGCGGCGGTTGGCAAGCCGGAGAACGCGTTTTTCGGACTTTTACTCCGTGTCCTACGTGTGATTGGGAAGAACTTTCGGATAAATTGTTTCAACGTAGATGGTACGCTTCAAATCATATTTTACCTAACggtaaaattattattattggtgGTAGAGACCAATTTAATTACGAATTTTTTCCGACAACAAATATTTTTAAATTGCCATTTTTAGCTGAAACATATGATCAAGGCGTGGAAAATAATTTGTACCCTTTTGTTTTTCTTAATGTTGACgggaatttatttatttttgctaaTAATCGAGCGATTTTGCTTGATTATAATGCAAATAAAGTTGTTCGGAGTTACCCAAGTATACCAGGAGGAGAACCGCGGAATTACCCTAGTACTGGGTCCGCAGTTCTCCTACCATTGGTTAATTTGGAGCTAGGGGTGAAAGTTGATGCACAAGTTTTAGTATGTGGAGGTACACCAAATAATTCTTATTGGTCGGCGAAAAAAAAGCAATTTATACCGGCTCTTGACACGTGTGCACGGATTCGAATTAACGACCCGAATCCGGTTTGGGTCATGGAAAAAATGCCTATGCGCCGTACCATGGGTGATATGATACTTCTTCCGAAcggaaaagtaataataattaacgGAGCTGGATCGGGTTGTGCTGGATGGGAATACGGTCGTGATCCGGTTTTGACCCCGGTGGTTTACGATCCGCACGAGCCCGTAGGGTCAAGGTTTCATGTCATGGCGGCGTCTATAATCCCGAGGATGTACCATTCTAGCGCGGTTTTACTACGAGACGGGAGAATATTAGTAGGTGGAAGTAACCCTCATGAGTACTACAATTTTACTAACGTGTTATTTCCTACTGAGCTTAGCCTGGAGGCATATTTACCACCGTACTTGAGTTCAAGAAAGTCGGGCATTCGCCCGACTGTTACGGTCCCAACTCAATATACCAATATCACCTATGGTAAAAATGTCACGGTAAATTTCTCAATTTCTATGAAAATTAAACTGGATACGATCAAAATTACCATGATTAGGCCGGCTTTTAATACTCATTCTTTTTCAATGAGTCAAAGGTTGCTTGTTTTAACCCGTACAAAGATCATAACGCCCGTAGGCCCGGGCCAATTTCAAGTCAATGTGACCACACCCGGATCCAGAAACCTCGCCCCACCCGGGTTTTATATGTTGTTCGTTGTGCATCGAGATGTTCCTAGTCCCGGGGTTTGGGTTCGACTCTTGTGA